From Musa acuminata AAA Group cultivar baxijiao chromosome BXJ3-8, Cavendish_Baxijiao_AAA, whole genome shotgun sequence, one genomic window encodes:
- the LOC135644455 gene encoding GTP-binding protein YPTM2-like isoform X1, with product MNPEYDYLFKLLLIGDSGVGKSCLLLRFADDSYLESYISTIGVDFKIRTVEHDGKTIKLQIWDTAGQERFRTITSSYYRGAHGIIVSPIIKSIFCLLRVKLLCQLVVHSLDLQVVYDVTDQESFNNVKQWLNEIDRYASDNVNKLLVGNKCDLTANRVVSFETAKAFADEIGIPFLETSAKNATNVQQAFLAMTAAIKNRMASQPAMNSARPSTVQIRGQPVDQKSSCCSS from the exons TGACTATTTATTCAAACTTTTGCTTATTGGAGATTCGGGTGTTGGAAAATCATGCCTCCTCCTAAGATTTGCG GACGATTCGTACTTGGAAAGTTACATCAGCACTATTGGAGTTGATTTT AAAATACGCACAGTTGAACATGATGGCAAGACCATTAAGCTTCAAATA TGGGATACCGCAGGGCAAGAACGTTTTAGAACAATTACAAGCAGCTATTACCGTGGTGCTCATGGTATCATCGTAAGtccaatcatcaaatctattttttgtTTGTTGCGTGTCAAACTATTATGTCAACTAGTCGTTCATTCCCTCGACTTGCAGGTGGTCTATGATGTGACAGATCAGGAGAGCTTCAATAATGTAAAGCAGTGGTTGAATGAGATTGATCGATATGCGAGTGACAACGTGAATAAGCTTCTAGTTGGGAACAAGTGTGATCTGACTGCCAATAGAGTTGTATCATTTGAGACAGCTAAG GCCTTTGCTGATGAGATTGGCATACCATTCTTGGAAACCAGTGCAAAAAATGCTACTAACGTGCAGCAGGCATTCTTGGCCATGACTGCTGCCATCAAGAACAG GATGGCCAGCCAGCCGGCCATGAACAGTGCCAGACCTTCCACAGTGCAAATCCGTGGACAACCTGTTGACCAAAAGAGCTCCTGCTGTTCTTCTTGA
- the LOC135644455 gene encoding GTP-binding protein YPTM2-like isoform X2 — protein sequence MNPEYDYLFKLLLIGDSGVGKSCLLLRFADDSYLESYISTIGVDFKIRTVEHDGKTIKLQIWDTAGQERFRTITSSYYRGAHGIIVVYDVTDQESFNNVKQWLNEIDRYASDNVNKLLVGNKCDLTANRVVSFETAKAFADEIGIPFLETSAKNATNVQQAFLAMTAAIKNRMASQPAMNSARPSTVQIRGQPVDQKSSCCSS from the exons TGACTATTTATTCAAACTTTTGCTTATTGGAGATTCGGGTGTTGGAAAATCATGCCTCCTCCTAAGATTTGCG GACGATTCGTACTTGGAAAGTTACATCAGCACTATTGGAGTTGATTTT AAAATACGCACAGTTGAACATGATGGCAAGACCATTAAGCTTCAAATA TGGGATACCGCAGGGCAAGAACGTTTTAGAACAATTACAAGCAGCTATTACCGTGGTGCTCATGGTATCATC GTGGTCTATGATGTGACAGATCAGGAGAGCTTCAATAATGTAAAGCAGTGGTTGAATGAGATTGATCGATATGCGAGTGACAACGTGAATAAGCTTCTAGTTGGGAACAAGTGTGATCTGACTGCCAATAGAGTTGTATCATTTGAGACAGCTAAG GCCTTTGCTGATGAGATTGGCATACCATTCTTGGAAACCAGTGCAAAAAATGCTACTAACGTGCAGCAGGCATTCTTGGCCATGACTGCTGCCATCAAGAACAG GATGGCCAGCCAGCCGGCCATGAACAGTGCCAGACCTTCCACAGTGCAAATCCGTGGACAACCTGTTGACCAAAAGAGCTCCTGCTGTTCTTCTTGA